From Pseudomonas sp. AN-1:
TCTTTCCTGTGGATCTCCGCGTATGGAACGACCTCGTCCGGCCGAGCCCGAGCAACTGGCGCACTCGCGCGATCACTCCTGCGCGGCAGGGCAGGGGGGCGCCCTGCGCCGGCGACTGCTGCTCTGGCGCGAGGCGCAGCTGCTGCGCCGGGCGCTGAAACTGGCCGGCGAGCCGAACCTGCTCCTCGACCTGTCGCCCGAGGCTGGCCGCTGCTGGCCGCTGCTGGCCGAGCATGACAACCGGGTCATCCTCGCCGCCGGACCTTCGCAGCAGCGCCTCGATGCCGTGCTGGCCGCCCAGCCTGCCGGGCTGGCGGAGCGAGTCAGGGTCTTCCAGGGGACCGCGGCGGCTCTGCTGCTGCCGGACAACGCGGTCGACTGCATTCTCGTCATCGGCCTGCTGCCGTGCGGCGCCGAGGCGCTGCAACTCCGCCAGCAGTTGCGCGAGCTGCGTCGCGTCACCCGCGACACCCTGATCCTGTCGCTGCCGGCCGGGCGTTTCCCCGCCGGCAAGGCCATCGAGGGCGAGTTGGTGCAGGCCGGCTTTGATATTCTTGGGCGTTATGGCCTTTTGCCAGGTTATTCCACTTCGTGGATATACGTGGTGCGCAAGGAAGACTAATTAGAACATGAGCGGAGTGCTCGCGCGGCCAGTGCCCCCGGCTCTCCTGCTTGCCGATCGACGACCCGAGGGTCGCAGTTTCCGTTACGGTGTGAGACATCCATGAAAGTCACGGTTTTCGGTACGGGGTATGTGGGACTGACCCAGGCGGTATGCCTGGCGGAAGTGGGGCACTCGGTCTGCTGCGTGGATATCGACACGGCGCGCATCGAGCGTCTCAACGCCGGGCAGTCGCCGATCTACGAACCCGGACTGGCCTCGCTGATCACCAAGAACCTGGCCGCCGGCCGCCTGCAGTTCACCGTCGACGCCGAGCGGGCCGTGCGCTTCGCCCGGCTGATCTTCATCGCCGTCGGCACCCCGCCGCTGGCGGACGGCAGCGCCGACCTGCGCCAGGTGTTCGCGGTGG
This genomic window contains:
- a CDS encoding class I SAM-dependent methyltransferase, coding for MERPRPAEPEQLAHSRDHSCAAGQGGALRRRLLLWREAQLLRRALKLAGEPNLLLDLSPEAGRCWPLLAEHDNRVILAAGPSQQRLDAVLAAQPAGLAERVRVFQGTAAALLLPDNAVDCILVIGLLPCGAEALQLRQQLRELRRVTRDTLILSLPAGRFPAGKAIEGELVQAGFDILGRYGLLPGYSTSWIYVVRKED